The following is a genomic window from Sphingobacterium spiritivorum.
TTAGGAGGTGCATTATCCGGTGCAGTTAGTACGGCCGATTATATACAGGGTATTCAGGGTAGTTTTAATGGCTTTACAGTATCCGTTGCGATGGTCAAGGCTGTAGTTTTTGGATTTATTATTACCTCAGTGCCTGCTTATAAAGGTTTCTATGTGAGCGGAGGTGCTTTGGAAGTAGGAGAGGCAGGTACGCAGGCCGTAGTGATTGGGTGTATTACTATACTGGCTAGTGATTATTTGATCACAGCTTTAATGTTGTAAGGAAGATGATTGAAATTCAGAATATTCATAAAGCATTTGGTGAGAAAGAAGTATTAAAAGGAATAGATGCTATTTTCGAACCGGGAAAGGTAAGTTTGATTATTGGTGGTTCCGGTTCCGGAAAAAGTACTTTACTCAAGTGTATAGTGGGATTACATAATCCGGAACAGGGACGTGTGTTTTTTGATAAACAGGAATTTACGAAGATGAGTTTTGAAGAGCGTGTGCCTATCCGAAAGGAGATAGGTATGCTTTTTCAGAATTCAGCTCTCTTTGACTCGATGACTGTAGAACAGAATCTGATGTTTTCATTGGATATGTTTACAGAGATGTCAAAAAGCGAAAAAATAGATCGTGCAAATTTCTGTCTGGAGAGAGTCAATCTGAAGGGAACCAATAAACTGTTTCCGGCCGAGCTCTCAGGAGGTATGAAAAAAAGGGTTGGGATTGCCCGAGCAATCAGCATGGGGCCTAAATATCTTTTCTGCGATGAACCCAATTCAGGGCTTGATCCTGAAACGTCGATTCTGATTGATGAATTAATTCAGGATCTGACTCAGGAGTACCAATGTACTAC
Proteins encoded in this region:
- a CDS encoding ABC transporter ATP-binding protein, giving the protein MIEIQNIHKAFGEKEVLKGIDAIFEPGKVSLIIGGSGSGKSTLLKCIVGLHNPEQGRVFFDKQEFTKMSFEERVPIRKEIGMLFQNSALFDSMTVEQNLMFSLDMFTEMSKSEKIDRANFCLERVNLKGTNKLFPAELSGGMKKRVGIARAISMGPKYLFCDEPNSGLDPETSILIDELIQDLTQEYQCTTVVVTHDMNSVMGIGEYILYLYKGEKFWEGTNQDILQSDVKELNDFVFASPLMQAARKTMKHDS